In Aquiflexum balticum DSM 16537, a single genomic region encodes these proteins:
- the mraY gene encoding phospho-N-acetylmuramoyl-pentapeptide-transferase → MLYPIFDYLDRVLDVPGTGVFRYISFRAGMAALFSLIITITFGKKIINWIRAKQIGETVRDLGLEGQTAKKGTPTMGGMMMIAGIIIPTLLFANVNNVYIILLLITTIWLGAIGFIDDYIKVFQKNKDGLAGRFKIVGQIIIGVIVGATLYFHEDVVVREFTNPVSIEEGVVETPSYRDVKVAKTTIPLMKNNELNYEKFLGFLGESITPVLYILLVIFIISAISNGANITDGIDGLAAGTSAIIGLTIAIFAYISGNAIFSQYLDVMFIPNSGELVIFCAAFVGACVGFLWYNSFPAQVFMGDTGSLMLGGVIAVLSLTLRKELLLPLLCGIFLVENLSVIMQVSYFKYTRKKYGEGRRIFLMSPLHHHYQKKNIHEAKIVTRFWIVGILLAIITLATLKLR, encoded by the coding sequence ATGTTATATCCTATTTTTGATTATTTGGACCGAGTGTTGGACGTTCCCGGAACGGGGGTTTTTCGCTATATCTCTTTCAGGGCAGGTATGGCTGCGCTTTTTTCATTGATCATAACCATCACTTTTGGGAAAAAAATCATCAATTGGATCAGGGCCAAGCAGATCGGTGAAACAGTACGGGATCTTGGGCTTGAAGGGCAGACTGCCAAAAAGGGAACTCCCACCATGGGTGGAATGATGATGATTGCAGGGATAATCATTCCAACGCTTCTTTTTGCCAATGTCAACAATGTCTACATCATCCTTTTGCTTATAACGACCATTTGGCTTGGTGCTATTGGTTTTATAGATGACTATATCAAAGTCTTCCAAAAGAACAAAGACGGGCTTGCCGGAAGGTTTAAAATTGTAGGGCAAATCATCATCGGAGTCATTGTAGGGGCAACGCTATATTTCCATGAAGATGTGGTGGTGAGAGAATTTACCAACCCGGTGTCAATAGAAGAGGGCGTTGTGGAAACCCCCTCTTACAGGGATGTAAAAGTAGCCAAGACTACCATTCCACTGATGAAGAACAATGAGTTGAATTATGAGAAATTTCTTGGGTTTTTGGGAGAAAGCATTACTCCGGTTCTTTATATCCTTTTAGTGATTTTCATTATCTCAGCAATATCAAATGGTGCCAATATCACCGATGGCATTGATGGCCTGGCGGCCGGTACTTCAGCTATTATTGGCCTCACCATTGCCATTTTTGCTTATATATCCGGTAATGCCATTTTCTCCCAATACCTCGATGTCATGTTTATCCCCAATTCAGGGGAGTTGGTAATTTTCTGTGCGGCATTTGTAGGTGCCTGTGTGGGATTTTTATGGTACAATTCATTTCCAGCTCAGGTCTTTATGGGCGATACAGGAAGTCTGATGTTGGGTGGGGTAATTGCCGTTCTTTCATTGACTTTAAGAAAAGAATTATTGCTGCCTCTATTATGCGGGATTTTCCTTGTCGAGAATCTTTCGGTCATTATGCAGGTAAGCTATTTCAAATATACGCGAAAGAAGTATGGAGAGGGGCGGAGGATTTTTCTCATGTCTCC
- a CDS encoding UDP-N-acetylmuramoyl-L-alanyl-D-glutamate--2,6-diaminopimelate ligase, whose protein sequence is MKVLKDILYKVSLTSTIGDMGVEVSEINFDSRLVKSGSVFVAIRGTQSDGHDYIDIALEKGASAIVCERMPDQIKENITYVQVVDSSQSLGIMAANYYENPSEKLKLVAVTGTNGKTTTVTLLYQLFIELGYQVGLLSTVENKIHEKVIPATHTTPDSLKIQELLHQMVLEGCTHCFMEASSHAIVQRRTAGLHFAGALFTNISHDHLDYHGSFDEYIKAKKLLFDGLSKEAFALVNADDKRGTVMLQNCKATHQTFGLKFPADFKGKILSNTIEGLELEINNKQIWFRMIGQFNAYNLLGVFATAILLGEEEEEVLMQLSKVPGAQGRFDKISLFGITAIVDYAHTPDALENVLKTIQGVRTGGEQVITLVGCGGNRDRTKRPVMAKIATQHSDKVILTSDNPRNEDPMAILREMEAGVNPVDFKKTLIIEDRREAIKTAAIMAKKGDIILIAGKGHETYQEIKGVKYPFDDREVVKEILNLLNKN, encoded by the coding sequence ATGAAAGTCCTTAAAGACATATTGTACAAAGTTTCTTTGACCTCTACCATAGGAGATATGGGAGTGGAAGTCAGCGAAATCAATTTCGATAGCCGTTTAGTGAAATCCGGTTCTGTCTTTGTAGCAATTAGAGGTACACAGTCAGATGGTCACGATTATATTGACATTGCCCTCGAAAAAGGAGCGTCTGCCATTGTCTGTGAAAGGATGCCTGATCAGATTAAAGAAAATATCACTTATGTCCAAGTGGTGGATTCATCCCAATCTTTGGGGATCATGGCGGCAAATTACTATGAAAATCCATCTGAGAAGTTGAAGTTGGTGGCGGTGACTGGTACCAATGGTAAAACCACCACCGTTACCCTTCTTTATCAGCTATTTATAGAATTGGGATATCAAGTGGGCTTATTGTCCACTGTAGAAAACAAAATCCATGAAAAGGTCATTCCTGCGACCCACACCACTCCTGATTCATTGAAAATACAGGAATTGTTGCACCAAATGGTATTAGAAGGCTGTACACATTGTTTTATGGAAGCCAGTTCCCATGCCATCGTACAGAGAAGGACCGCCGGACTCCACTTTGCAGGTGCTTTGTTTACCAATATCAGTCATGACCATCTGGATTATCATGGTTCATTCGATGAATATATCAAAGCCAAAAAATTATTGTTTGACGGACTGAGCAAAGAAGCTTTTGCACTGGTCAATGCAGATGATAAAAGAGGAACTGTGATGCTACAGAATTGTAAAGCAACCCATCAGACTTTTGGATTAAAATTTCCGGCAGATTTCAAAGGGAAGATTCTTTCCAATACCATTGAAGGCCTGGAACTTGAGATTAATAACAAACAGATTTGGTTCCGAATGATCGGTCAGTTTAATGCCTACAACCTCTTAGGCGTATTTGCTACAGCAATTCTTTTGGGTGAAGAAGAGGAAGAAGTCTTGATGCAATTGTCCAAAGTACCTGGTGCGCAAGGAAGATTTGATAAAATATCTCTTTTTGGAATTACAGCGATAGTGGATTATGCCCACACTCCTGATGCTCTTGAAAATGTACTCAAAACCATTCAGGGAGTCAGAACGGGTGGAGAACAGGTAATTACACTTGTAGGATGTGGAGGCAACAGGGACAGAACCAAAAGACCGGTAATGGCCAAAATTGCTACTCAGCATTCCGATAAAGTAATTCTTACCTCGGACAATCCTCGGAATGAAGATCCCATGGCCATATTGAGAGAAATGGAAGCGGGTGTAAATCCTGTGGATTTCAAAAAAACACTGATCATTGAGGATAGAAGAGAGGCCATAAAAACAGCTGCCATAATGGCAAAAAAGGGTGATATCATTCTTATTGCCGGCAAAGGTCATGAAACCTATCAGGAAATCAAGGGAGTCAAATATCCATTTGATGACCGCGAAGTAGTCAAAGAAATACTCAATCTGTTGAATAAAAACTGA
- a CDS encoding penicillin-binding protein yields the protein MNIKRSIVLRVRIAFILVALFAGAIFYRIVHLQFVEGDKWQAKSETMNFQFRQVSATRGNIYAADGSLLATSLPFYRVVLDPLVAKKDVFNAGIDSLSYLLSSYYKDKSADSYKRLIKDARSSGKRYLILNRSQIGYQDMQIMSRWPIFRKGRMAGGVIFEKVEKRYRPFNNLASRTVGFVNEDKYGVGIEYSFNEYLEGKNGKALFQRIAGGSWKPVFDAEDVKPDDGFDILTTLDVNIQDVAESALLKQLIAKDAAFGSVIVMEVETGHIKALANLQKNNGGYGYGENYNFAIGDQGLTEPGSTFKLLSIMALLEEGKINLRDTVDTGNGTYRFYDRNMNDAKAGGYGKITIQEAFEKSSNVGISKLVEQHFGHNPTKFISYIEKAGLDKPMDFQLRGEGVPYFKTPGEKNWYGTTLPWMSIGYEVKLTPLHTLTLYNAVANNGKMVKPMIVQAVARGNQIEKRYHTEILKKNIASSKTIKQLQELLEGVVQNGTAKNVYNKEYKIAGKTGTAQKLIEGRYSQRYYTSFAGYFPADNPKYSAIVVIDNPKGFAAYGGDISAPVFKEIADKIYSQDLGLNTKINEKNFLASNPSDGFPYIQAGKVDELQMICNRFGISNHLNGETSDNWVKSSTMNKAIIWKANKTDSPLVPDVSGMSLRDALYVLENKGLRVVYQGKGRVKGQSITPGTPISNSHIINLVLG from the coding sequence GTGAATATAAAACGTTCCATAGTACTGCGTGTAAGAATAGCCTTCATTTTGGTGGCTTTGTTTGCCGGGGCAATCTTTTATAGGATTGTCCATTTGCAGTTTGTGGAAGGAGATAAGTGGCAGGCCAAATCAGAAACAATGAACTTTCAGTTTCGCCAGGTAAGTGCAACAAGAGGGAATATTTATGCAGCTGATGGTAGCCTTTTGGCTACGAGTCTTCCATTTTATAGGGTTGTTCTTGACCCTTTAGTAGCCAAAAAGGATGTATTTAATGCAGGGATTGATTCATTGTCCTATTTGCTTTCTTCTTATTATAAAGATAAATCAGCAGATTCCTACAAGCGTCTGATCAAAGATGCACGCTCAAGCGGGAAGAGATATCTTATTTTAAATCGGAGTCAGATTGGCTATCAGGATATGCAAATAATGTCCCGATGGCCTATTTTCAGAAAAGGCAGAATGGCCGGAGGAGTGATTTTTGAAAAAGTGGAAAAACGATATCGCCCCTTCAATAATCTAGCCAGTCGTACTGTAGGTTTTGTCAATGAGGACAAATACGGTGTTGGGATTGAGTATAGTTTTAATGAGTATTTGGAAGGGAAAAATGGGAAAGCCCTTTTCCAAAGGATTGCCGGAGGTTCATGGAAACCTGTTTTTGATGCGGAAGATGTAAAGCCCGATGATGGATTTGACATTTTGACCACTTTGGATGTGAACATTCAGGATGTCGCCGAATCAGCCTTACTCAAGCAATTGATAGCCAAAGATGCGGCATTTGGTTCGGTCATCGTCATGGAAGTCGAAACAGGCCATATCAAAGCCCTTGCCAACCTGCAAAAAAACAACGGTGGTTACGGGTACGGTGAGAATTACAATTTTGCCATTGGAGATCAGGGATTGACTGAACCGGGATCCACTTTTAAATTACTTTCCATCATGGCTTTATTGGAGGAGGGAAAGATCAATCTGAGGGATACGGTAGATACAGGGAATGGAACCTACAGGTTTTATGACCGAAATATGAATGATGCTAAAGCCGGAGGTTACGGAAAAATAACTATCCAGGAAGCATTCGAAAAATCATCCAATGTGGGTATTTCAAAACTGGTTGAACAACATTTTGGACATAACCCGACTAAATTCATTTCCTATATCGAAAAGGCCGGATTGGATAAACCCATGGACTTTCAATTGAGAGGTGAAGGAGTTCCATATTTCAAAACTCCGGGAGAAAAAAACTGGTACGGCACCACCTTGCCCTGGATGTCTATTGGATATGAAGTCAAATTGACGCCGCTACACACTTTAACCCTTTACAACGCAGTCGCCAACAATGGTAAAATGGTCAAGCCAATGATTGTTCAAGCCGTTGCCAGAGGAAACCAAATTGAAAAAAGATATCATACTGAGATATTAAAGAAGAACATAGCTTCTTCGAAGACAATCAAGCAACTGCAGGAATTATTGGAAGGCGTAGTTCAAAATGGCACTGCAAAAAATGTATATAACAAAGAATATAAAATAGCCGGTAAGACAGGAACTGCCCAAAAACTGATCGAGGGGAGATATTCTCAAAGATATTATACGTCGTTTGCAGGCTATTTTCCTGCAGACAATCCCAAATATTCCGCTATTGTGGTAATTGACAACCCCAAGGGTTTTGCCGCTTATGGAGGTGATATTTCAGCACCGGTATTCAAGGAGATCGCAGATAAGATTTATTCCCAGGATTTGGGTCTCAATACTAAAATCAACGAAAAGAATTTTTTGGCCTCAAATCCAAGTGATGGATTTCCTTATATCCAAGCAGGAAAGGTCGATGAATTACAGATGATCTGTAACCGTTTTGGAATTTCAAATCACCTGAATGGAGAGACTTCCGATAATTGGGTTAAGTCTTCCACAATGAACAAAGCAATAATATGGAAAGCCAATAAGACAGATTCTCCTTTGGTTCCGGATGTAAGCGGTATGTCACTCAGAGATGCCTTGTATGTATTGGAGAATAAAGGATTAAGGGTAGTCTATCAAGGAAAAGGAAGAGTGAAAGGGCAATCCATTACTCCAGGTACTCCGATAAGCAATAGTCATATAATCAATTTAGTGTTAGGATAA
- a CDS encoding FtsL-like putative cell division protein, producing MSQNTFKKKIKQGSSQKGNGRNLFTLIEEKLNVTGIMGEGVPVHFAPPFLFAALLALIYIWSNHRAENMIRKIEVAQQQVEDIRADVTTLEAEFMLSSKQSEVARKIAPLGIVEIDEPPMKIKLKK from the coding sequence ATGAGCCAGAACACTTTTAAGAAAAAGATCAAGCAAGGATCCTCGCAAAAAGGGAATGGCAGGAACTTATTTACTCTTATTGAAGAGAAACTCAATGTAACCGGGATTATGGGAGAAGGTGTGCCCGTGCATTTTGCACCTCCTTTTTTATTTGCAGCACTTTTGGCTCTTATATATATATGGAGTAACCACCGGGCAGAGAATATGATAAGAAAGATTGAAGTTGCTCAGCAGCAGGTAGAAGATATCAGGGCGGATGTCACTACCCTAGAGGCAGAGTTTATGTTGAGCAGCAAACAATCTGAGGTGGCAAGGAAAATAGCCCCTTTGGGAATAGTCGAAATCGATGAACCACCAATGAAAATCAAATTGAAAAAGTGA
- the rsmH gene encoding 16S rRNA (cytosine(1402)-N(4))-methyltransferase RsmH: MTAQQYHIPVMLGPCIEGLAIDPNGIYVDLTFGGGGHSLEILKHLDKGHLYGFDQDSDAEANVPSDERFTFIQANFRDFKKYLRLYGVQKVDGILADLGISSHQIDEPKRGFSTRFDGNLDMRMSSDMDISAKEVLNTYEEGRLHKIFGIYGEIKNAKTLAQAIASERTMKPFSTTEEFKELLKKFAPRGKEFKYFAQVFQALRIEVNDEMGALEDMLKQTLEVLKPEGRLVIMSYHSLEDRLVKNFISKGKFQGEVEKDFYGNLIRPLEPVTRKARVADAEEIQRNNRARSAKLRIAKKL; the protein is encoded by the coding sequence ATGACAGCGCAACAATATCATATTCCGGTGATGCTTGGACCTTGCATTGAAGGACTGGCCATTGATCCAAATGGGATTTATGTGGACTTGACTTTTGGTGGCGGAGGGCATTCCCTTGAAATCCTCAAACACCTGGACAAAGGTCATCTGTATGGATTTGATCAGGACAGTGACGCAGAAGCCAATGTGCCGTCCGATGAAAGATTTACTTTCATACAGGCCAATTTCAGGGATTTTAAAAAATACCTCAGGTTGTATGGAGTGCAGAAGGTTGATGGGATATTGGCTGATTTGGGAATTTCATCCCACCAGATTGATGAACCCAAAAGAGGATTTTCTACCCGGTTTGACGGGAATTTGGATATGAGGATGAGTTCGGATATGGATATCAGTGCTAAGGAGGTATTGAATACTTATGAGGAAGGAAGGCTTCACAAGATTTTTGGTATTTATGGTGAAATCAAAAATGCCAAGACTCTGGCCCAAGCCATAGCTTCCGAAAGAACGATGAAGCCCTTTTCCACAACAGAAGAATTCAAAGAATTGCTCAAAAAATTTGCACCAAGAGGTAAGGAGTTCAAATACTTTGCGCAGGTTTTTCAGGCTTTGAGGATTGAGGTCAATGATGAGATGGGGGCTTTGGAAGATATGCTCAAACAGACTTTAGAGGTCTTGAAGCCTGAGGGTAGATTGGTCATTATGAGCTACCATTCCTTGGAAGACAGGTTGGTCAAGAATTTTATTTCGAAAGGAAAGTTTCAAGGAGAAGTCGAAAAAGATTTCTACGGTAATCTGATCAGACCTCTAGAGCCTGTAACCAGAAAAGCCAGAGTGGCTGATGCAGAAGAGATACAAAGAAATAATCGCGCAAGAAGCGCAAAACTCAGGATTGCTAAAAAACTTTAA
- the mraZ gene encoding division/cell wall cluster transcriptional repressor MraZ: MFNSRYECKVDSKGRLALPAKIKAAIPDSNGDQLILRFGDDGCLALYTQVEFKKLLHQINSLSDRDPIQRRIKRGFFESMTDVELDNAGRFLIPKPFLQRAGIDKDAIILGVGSFIEIWSPEKFKANSIDDQDELSSLMDQYLS, translated from the coding sequence ATGTTCAACAGCCGGTATGAATGCAAAGTCGACTCCAAAGGACGTCTGGCATTGCCTGCCAAAATCAAGGCGGCAATACCTGATTCGAATGGAGATCAGCTCATTTTGCGGTTTGGAGACGATGGATGTCTTGCGTTGTATACCCAGGTAGAGTTTAAAAAACTTTTACACCAGATCAATTCACTTTCGGACCGGGACCCTATTCAAAGGCGGATCAAGAGAGGTTTTTTTGAAAGTATGACTGATGTGGAATTAGACAATGCAGGCCGTTTTTTGATCCCGAAACCATTTCTTCAGCGGGCAGGCATAGATAAGGATGCCATTATCCTGGGTGTAGGTTCTTTCATAGAAATCTGGAGTCCTGAAAAATTTAAAGCCAATTCTATAGATGATCAGGATGAGTTGTCAAGTTTGATGGATCAATACCTATCCTAA
- a CDS encoding TlpA family protein disulfide reductase: MNYFKNLFLPLTISFIISCTGKTEKLTNLSGKWEAQLDIGEDYLPFGIGFAKTGEKWLMEVYNGDEILIYDEVELLGDSLKVSMGIFDSEIKAKFKDFDELEGIFVKNAASDYRIPFQAFRSTGRSRFEVFREPETDFSGKWKTVFEKENGEKYDAVALLSQQGNKLTGTFLTELGDYRFLEGNVNGNTFQLSAFDGSHLFLFKGEVQKDGSILGNFRSGPRVKESFQSVRNEAFELSDSYSLNYLKAGYDKLTFTFPDVDGNMISIDDEKFKGKVVLVQLFGTWCPNCMDETKFLAPWYKNNRDKGVEIIGLAFESKPEFEYASTRVKKSMNKLGAEYTFLIAGVSNKEKASEALPALNKVIAFPTLIYIDKKGQVRNIHTGFNGPGTGEYYTHWVEEHEELVRELVNE, from the coding sequence ATGAATTATTTTAAAAACCTTTTTTTACCACTTACAATTTCCTTCATAATATCCTGTACAGGAAAAACCGAAAAACTTACCAACCTTTCCGGAAAGTGGGAAGCCCAACTTGATATTGGGGAGGACTACCTTCCATTTGGAATAGGTTTTGCCAAAACCGGCGAAAAATGGTTGATGGAAGTTTACAATGGAGATGAAATTTTGATATATGACGAAGTTGAGCTGTTGGGAGATTCCTTAAAAGTGAGCATGGGGATATTTGACTCAGAAATCAAAGCAAAATTCAAGGACTTTGATGAATTAGAAGGGATTTTTGTCAAAAATGCAGCTTCGGATTACCGGATTCCATTTCAGGCTTTCAGATCCACAGGACGATCTAGGTTTGAGGTTTTTAGAGAACCGGAAACTGATTTTTCGGGTAAATGGAAAACGGTATTTGAGAAGGAAAATGGTGAAAAGTACGATGCTGTGGCACTTTTATCCCAACAAGGGAATAAATTGACTGGAACTTTTTTGACAGAATTGGGTGATTATCGTTTTCTTGAAGGAAATGTCAATGGAAACACTTTCCAGTTAAGCGCTTTTGATGGTAGTCATCTTTTTTTATTCAAAGGTGAGGTTCAGAAAGACGGATCAATTCTGGGTAACTTCAGGAGTGGCCCAAGGGTAAAGGAATCCTTTCAATCAGTCCGAAACGAAGCTTTCGAATTATCGGATTCCTATTCCCTGAATTATTTGAAAGCAGGATATGACAAACTCACTTTTACTTTCCCGGATGTAGATGGAAACATGATTTCAATTGATGATGAGAAATTTAAAGGAAAAGTTGTATTGGTACAGCTTTTCGGAACATGGTGTCCAAATTGCATGGATGAAACAAAATTCCTGGCACCATGGTACAAAAATAACAGAGACAAAGGCGTTGAAATCATAGGATTGGCCTTTGAAAGCAAGCCAGAATTTGAGTATGCAAGTACCCGCGTGAAAAAGTCTATGAACAAATTAGGTGCTGAATATACATTTCTCATTGCCGGTGTCAGCAATAAGGAAAAAGCCTCAGAAGCCCTCCCTGCCCTCAACAAAGTAATCGCTTTTCCAACCTTGATTTACATTGACAAAAAAGGCCAAGTCAGAAATATACACACTGGATTCAACGGTCCCGGAACCGGTGAATACTACACGCATTGGGTGGAAGAACATGAGGAGTTGGTGCGGGAATTGGTAAATGAGTGA
- a CDS encoding polyprenyl synthetase family protein gives MKPDLKQIQAPITREMEEFEEKFRDFMKSKVKLLDHITNYIVRRKGKQMRPMFVFLTAGVSGGITEASYRGAALIELLHTATLVHDDVVDDSNYRRGFFSVNALWKNKIAVLVGDYLLSRGLLLSVDNGDFDLLKIVSNAVREMSEGELLQIAKARKLDITEDVYYTIIRQKTASLIASCCAVGAATSGAKTELIEKMRTFGEKVGMAFQIKDDLFDYGEDEIGKPVGIDIKEKKMTLPLIYALNNASWLDKKKIIYLVRNRNEDKKSVNEVIDFVKKSGGLDYANKVMNQYFDEALEILNTFPESDYKTSLEGLLRYTIERKK, from the coding sequence ATGAAGCCTGACCTCAAACAGATACAAGCGCCCATCACCAGGGAAATGGAGGAATTCGAGGAGAAATTCCGTGATTTTATGAAAAGTAAAGTCAAGCTTCTCGACCATATTACCAATTACATCGTGCGTAGAAAGGGCAAACAGATGCGCCCTATGTTTGTTTTTTTAACTGCAGGCGTAAGCGGCGGAATCACGGAAGCCTCATATAGGGGGGCGGCATTGATTGAATTGCTGCATACAGCGACTTTGGTCCATGATGATGTGGTGGACGATTCCAATTATAGAAGAGGATTCTTTTCGGTCAATGCTTTATGGAAAAACAAAATTGCAGTTTTGGTTGGGGATTACCTTCTTTCAAGGGGTTTGTTGTTAAGTGTGGACAACGGTGATTTTGATTTGCTTAAAATAGTGTCCAATGCAGTAAGGGAAATGTCGGAAGGTGAACTCCTGCAAATAGCCAAAGCCAGGAAACTGGATATCACCGAAGATGTATATTATACTATTATTAGACAGAAGACCGCAAGTTTGATAGCTTCATGTTGTGCTGTTGGTGCGGCTACCTCTGGAGCTAAAACTGAATTGATAGAAAAGATGCGGACTTTTGGTGAAAAAGTGGGGATGGCCTTTCAGATCAAAGATGACCTTTTTGATTATGGAGAGGATGAAATCGGCAAACCTGTAGGGATAGATATCAAGGAAAAAAAGATGACTTTACCCTTGATTTATGCACTTAATAATGCTTCCTGGCTGGATAAAAAGAAAATAATTTATCTTGTCCGAAATCGTAATGAAGACAAGAAATCCGTCAATGAAGTCATCGATTTTGTCAAAAAATCAGGGGGACTTGATTATGCCAATAAAGTCATGAACCAATATTTTGATGAGGCTCTTGAAATTCTGAACACTTTTCCCGAATCCGATTATAAAACTTCTTTGGAAGGATTGCTGAGGTATACTATTGAGAGAAAGAAGTGA
- a CDS encoding 1-acyl-sn-glycerol-3-phosphate acyltransferase — MSENYIKHKYAPILPKKDEWPVVKLSKSRKEFVRKVAESSQNSILAITGNDLGLLREELETTLYREKLRIKQNPWDVDPDDEREFWQKVKSSLVHLSADSSITQTQKKKKYLEILDDITMRYAEEIASNFVHTHYKVTRRIVTFGFARLLNAARVKGFKSIFSNQYTLQDKIQVVGETDQIRELASKGTIVMVPTHFSNLDSILIGWVISVLGLPPFIYGAGLNLFNIEIFAYFMNALGAYKVDRRKKNLLYLETLKTYSSEAIQFGVHSLFFPGGTRSRSGMIEKKLKLGLLSTAVEAQRANYQKEINDVSGKIFIVPVTINYHFVLEAPSLIQEHLSMTGQERYYKESDEFSTSYKISKFLVKFFTKGSDISVSIGRAMDVLGNYVDKEGNSLDRNGRIINTRDYFISNGKVSVDTQREEEYTYRLGNRIVEEFHFINRVFSSHLVAFVAFQMIKRENKKMDIFDLLRLPEEDIFLVYEEFKNECQKVLAKIRELESQGKVQTAPHLNTDIDSIISHGLANVGMYHAKRPLVKNEGGNIETQDLSLLYYYHNRLDGYDLEKLF, encoded by the coding sequence TTGTCAGAAAATTACATCAAACATAAATATGCCCCAATTCTTCCGAAGAAGGATGAATGGCCCGTTGTAAAACTGAGCAAAAGCCGGAAAGAATTTGTCAGGAAAGTGGCTGAGTCCAGCCAAAACTCCATTCTTGCAATTACTGGAAATGATTTAGGTCTTCTAAGGGAAGAACTTGAGACAACTTTGTACCGGGAAAAACTGCGGATCAAGCAAAATCCTTGGGATGTGGATCCTGATGATGAGCGGGAATTTTGGCAAAAAGTGAAATCCAGTCTCGTTCATCTGAGCGCTGATAGTAGTATTACCCAAACTCAAAAAAAGAAAAAATATTTAGAAATTCTTGATGATATTACCATGCGCTATGCTGAGGAAATAGCCAGTAATTTCGTTCATACCCATTATAAAGTCACCAGAAGAATAGTAACTTTTGGGTTTGCGAGATTATTGAATGCGGCGCGAGTGAAGGGTTTTAAATCCATTTTCAGCAACCAATATACGCTTCAGGACAAGATTCAGGTGGTCGGTGAGACTGATCAAATCAGGGAATTGGCTTCCAAAGGCACCATTGTCATGGTACCAACTCATTTTTCAAATCTTGACAGTATCCTGATAGGCTGGGTCATATCTGTTTTGGGCCTCCCTCCTTTTATTTATGGAGCGGGCCTCAATCTTTTCAACATCGAAATCTTTGCCTATTTCATGAATGCATTGGGTGCTTATAAAGTAGATAGAAGAAAGAAAAATTTATTGTATCTGGAAACATTGAAAACCTATTCTTCGGAAGCCATTCAATTTGGCGTCCATAGCCTTTTCTTTCCCGGAGGTACCCGTTCCAGAAGCGGAATGATCGAAAAGAAACTGAAACTGGGATTATTAAGTACTGCTGTAGAGGCTCAAAGAGCCAATTATCAGAAAGAAATCAACGATGTCAGCGGGAAAATTTTTATAGTTCCTGTCACTATTAACTATCACTTTGTACTAGAGGCCCCAAGCTTGATACAGGAACATCTTTCGATGACAGGCCAGGAAAGGTATTACAAAGAATCTGATGAGTTTTCGACTTCCTATAAAATCTCAAAGTTCCTGGTAAAGTTTTTTACAAAAGGGTCTGACATATCTGTTTCCATTGGACGGGCTATGGATGTATTGGGCAATTATGTAGACAAGGAAGGCAACAGCCTGGATCGAAACGGAAGAATAATCAATACAAGGGATTATTTTATTTCGAATGGAAAAGTAAGTGTCGACACGCAGCGAGAAGAGGAATATACTTACCGGCTAGGCAATAGAATTGTAGAAGAATTTCATTTTATCAATAGGGTCTTCAGCTCTCATTTGGTCGCTTTTGTGGCTTTTCAAATGATAAAAAGAGAAAACAAAAAGATGGATATTTTTGATTTATTGAGACTTCCCGAGGAAGATATTTTTTTAGTTTATGAGGAGTTCAAAAACGAATGCCAAAAAGTACTTGCCAAAATCCGAGAACTGGAATCACAGGGGAAAGTTCAGACAGCTCCTCACCTAAATACAGATATAGACTCCATCATCTCCCATGGATTAGCCAATGTAGGAATGTATCATGCTAAGCGGCCATTGGTGAAAAATGAAGGCGGGAATATAGAGACCCAAGATTTAAGCTTATTATATTATTACCACAACAGATTGGATGGATATGACCTCGAAAAACTCTTCTAA